The genome window CTTTCATTTACTGCAGGTGCATTTTTAATAAGGATATGTTCATTAGTTAATAGTGCGGCAATTATGCACTTTGTTACTTGATTGCTGCTACCAGCAATAGAAACTTTACCGCCAACAAGTTTTTGTCCGCCATTTATTTTTAGGAGTTGTTCGGTTGTCATAAAAATCCTTTAATTTCTTGTATTTTTATATCGGATACTTTTCTCTAAGGATAAGTTTCGACTGTTCTTGGCTAAGAATATCCAAACCTGCTCTGATATGTACGAAGTTATCTATAATAACGCAATTAAAGTGGAATAACTTGTAGAAAGAAATATTTTTATACAGAGTGGAAAATGTGTCATTTTTAATTTTAAGGGAATTGATTTTATAGTGGGATAATATGGTGGGTGCTTAGGGACTCGAACCCCAGACCCTCGCCTTGTAAGGGCGACGCTCTAACCAACTGAGCTAAGCACCCAGCAACTTTTGTCGCTGAAACTTGTTTTTCTTTGTTATGGTGGGTGCTTAGGGACTCGAACCCCAGACCCTCGCCTTGTAAGGGCGACGCTCTAACCAACTGAGCTAAGCACCCAAAGAAAATATCAAGTTAGGTTTATTTCACTATGCGACCTATCCAGTAATGTCAACAAAGAATCTTGGTTTTTTTTAAAGTCGTTGGCATTGAACCCTAAGTATTCCTTAATTTTAAGATCTTTTTCAAAAGGGTTCGTAATCTGTTGTAATTTTCTAAAAGCTTGTATTCCAAGTTTATCAATGATCAAATGCGGTATGGTTGGGACTGGCCAGTCTGTTGCGAACAGTAGACGTTCTCGCAAAAGGGAATTTTGAGCTCTGGCAAAAAGTTTTAATGCACTCCTTGCTCTGGTGGGATTAAATAAGCCTGAAGTATCCAAGTAGAAATTTTCGTATTTATTAACTAATTCTTCTGCGGCAGAGAGTTGAGTTGGTGTCCCAGCGTGGGCGGCGATCACTGTTACCCCCATTTCTAGGGCTTTTTTTAGTTTTGAGATATGATTATAGTGATTCCATTCTTTGACAGGTAGACCAAACGTATGCTCAGTATCTGTGTGTGATAGTAAAGGAATTTTAAAGGTTCGGAGAGCTTCATAAAAAGGTAAACATAAAGG of Pigmentibacter sp. JX0631 contains these proteins:
- a CDS encoding amidohydrolase family protein, which translates into the protein MLIDFHVHLAGNGCCQSGIILGKKFERRPTFFLLKKMQKITKEQLLTDIDLLWINRIAKFIESSSHVSKAVTLCLDSIYTENGEELKEYIQMYIPNSWGKEVKTKFPHTLEFGASVHPYRKDSLQELEYCYKEKAFLIKWLPSMMGIDPENPLCLPFYEALRTFKIPLLSHTDTEHTFGLPVKEWNHYNHISKLKKALEMGVTVIAAHAGTPTQLSAAEELVNKYENFYLDTSGLFNPTRARSALKLFARAQNSLLRERLLFATDWPVPTIPHLIIDKLGIQAFRKLQQITNPFEKDLKIKEYLGFNANDFKKNQDSLLTLLDRSHSEINLT